One genomic region from Quercus robur chromosome 4, dhQueRobu3.1, whole genome shotgun sequence encodes:
- the LOC126724453 gene encoding uncharacterized protein LOC126724453 — MPLATAPVTPIAPASAIPTVPVSAVSSVPISAVPSVPISTVPFVPISAAPTTSIFTGPGPLPTVPSQFKAVVLPRFQTPWVRPQPFLYVLISLRLMTSILQTSGLPAFLTWTSMASGFPKIAFLT; from the exons ATGCCTCTAGCCACTGCTCCTGTCACACCCATAGCACCTGCTTCTGCTATTCCCACAGTGCCCGTTTCTGCCGTATCTTCTGTACCTATTTCTGCCGTACCTTCTGTACCCATTTCTACCGTACCTTTTGTACCTATTTCTGCCGCTCCCacaacttccatttttacgggTCCTG GTCCGTTGCCTACTGTCCCTTCTCAGTTTAAGGCAGTAGTTCTGCCACGGTTCCAGACCCCGTGGGTAAGGCCGCAGCCTTTTTTGTACGTTTTGATCAGCCTGAGATTAATGACCTCAATCTTGCAAACTTCTGGGCTTCCAGCCTTCCTTACGTGGACTTCCATGGCTTCAGGGTTCCCCAAGATTGCGTTTCTCACTTAG